DNA sequence from the Penicillium psychrofluorescens genome assembly, chromosome: 3 genome:
TCTCATTCCTCGTTTGTCCATCCTCGAACTCGGCCGATGCCCCACTGGCGAGAAGAATACGCCGCTGCTTTGGCTGCGAGAGATCGTCGGGAGCAAGCCAACGGTGCTCTATATGATGCCTGTATGCCCACACATCCCCGTCCACTAGATTGTCTTCCGTTGACATCTCCACTGCCTAGATACCAAGCTCGCAGATCGTACCAGTGCGCTAGCAGCAGCACCCCGTGCAACAGGACCCAGCCCTCCAACGGCTCACAAAGTTTCAAGCGAAGCCCAGCGCTCCATACCATCACCCATCACCACAAAGAAACAGCTATCTGCCGAGCCAGGAACCCACTTGACGGACCTTTTGAATGCAACCCGCACAGACCTTTCGGAAGCCCAGCGTTCGCGCTCCGAGTTACAAGACCGTTTGAACCGGATTACCACCGAAGTTGAGAAGCTTCGCAAAAAGAGTGGACAGGATGGTCGACGGATCAGTGCGTTGGAAAGCGAGAGGGTCCATCTGCAGCTACGCCTCAAAGATCGGGATGAAGAGCTGAGAGGGAAGGCCAAGCTGTTAGAGGTGAGTTACGCTTCATATTTTTTTTGGTTGAATATCTCTTACTGATGTGGTTGGCTTGCTAGGATTTCCAAGATGAAATGGCTACCCTCAACCTCCAACTCAACATGGCAGAAGAGCGGTCCACTCGATTCCAGCGTGAGAACCAGGAGCTCGTGGATCGCTGGATGGCGAGAATGGGCCAGGAAGCCGAAGCCATGAACGATGCGTCAAAGTTTTCCTAATAGTTCTCGATGCGCTGGCAGCATGGGGTTTCAAGTTTTGCCTTCTAGACGTTAGATAATTTATCCAGTAGCCTAACCTCTAATGTTTGTACAGATCAATTGATGGTATCATACATCGAATCACAGGATATATCCAAGACAAAAAGTAAATCGGCAAGCTTCCAGGATGTCAGTTTACCATGCACACCACGGCTTGAAAGCTTcaaccaagaaaaaaaaaactagATCCCCAGTTCTGCTTCAGAGAGAATTTTCCGTAAATGCCTTCAGTCGCGCACTATCTTTAGTGGCGATAAAATAGGTACCACCAACGTCAGTCCAGCTGACGCTATTCGACCAATAGTTCTTCTGCTGGACCTTCAACAGATTGATCGGAGAGTTGAGATTGCGCGACTGGATTTTATGGCCGGCGGGGACGAACGACTTGAGCGAGACAATCTTGCAGCCCTCCTTCATATCCAGAAAATGATTGATCAGCTCGTTGTTCAACTGCGGCGTAAAAGCttggttgttgatgaggatcACGTCCGCGCGTTTCAGGACATCGACAATACTCTGCTGCTCGAGGAAGTCACCGCGAACGAGATGCGTCTTGCCCGGCGCAATGCCCCACAGCCGGCATCGGGCCTTGAACTCGGCCTGCTGTAGGTCGGCCAGATCGCACGCGTTGGACATCATCTCGCAGCCCCAGCTCTCGCAGCCGATCTCGAGCGCGGCCTGGAGAACCACGTTGCCCACGCCAGATCCTAGGTCGACGAACACCTGGCCTGATTTCAGTTTGGTCTCTTTGAAGATGTTGCTGATGAACCGAGGGAGGAGTTCTCCGTAGACGTTGTCCGTGCCGTTTTCGTATTGACGCAGAGACTCGACGCGAGGAGAAACGGTGCGCGCATAGATTTGCGTCAACATCCGCTCCACCCAAGGGAGAACCATACGATGTGTCGTGTCAAGACGCTTCGCCAGACTGCCGTTGGCCCTCAACCGctcaatggcctcgttgTAATCGTTGACCGCATCTTTGAACTGGGTCTCTGACACAACAGCTAAAGCCCGGCGCAGTCGTCGTCTGATACCCGTTGTCTCGTTATTGAACTCTTCTGAGTCGTCCTCCGGAATATAATTGTCAGACACAGTCTCGATCACCTGCACGATGTCGTCAATCGGCCGAAAGCCGTCGTTTTCTCGAGGCACCACCAAGTCATATCTAATCACGTAGGGGGTTAGCTGTCAAATTTTGCACCTTTCAAGACCATGCCACGTACCTTTCCCTCTGCGACGCACTGGGATACTGCAGAAGAATCTCAGTCGGCTTACCCTCGGCCCCAAAGCCCGGTTTGAATTTGCCAGCCTTCTGTTCCGAGGTGATATCAGCAGCGTGCACCATCTTGAATGGCCTCGCTCCTTCCTCCGAAAAAGCCTTCACCGAGCGAAGACGTCTGTCGGGATCGGGTTCCGCGCTGGCGCTCGTGCGCGCGCGCTTGCGCACTTCAAACGAGGTATCGCTGTCGCTGACATCGTCGTCGCTCGAGAGCCGTGTTTCGGGCGTGGGCCGCTTACGGATGCGAGATGGGGTGCTCAGTCGTTGCTTCGCGGGGCGAGCGTCCGCGTCGCTCGAGACTGACCGCGACTTGACCGCGGAGACTTTGCGGCTGGGGTCCGATGAGGGCTGCGGCCGGCGAGGGCGGGCGTCGGGGGTAGAGGGCGTCGATCGCGAGGCAGTAGCTGGTGGTCGAGCCTGGGCGACTTTGCGAACCTGAGGCTTTTTAGGTTGGAGGGAGAAGGCCCCTCCTTTCTGGAGGTGgtcgaagaagcccatgaGACAGATGCGGATAAGAATgcaaatatatatagacAAAGAATGCAGGGATCAACAAATACCCGGCAACTCCACGGGCCAGGCAcaaaaaatatatatacGGTATGGGGAGTTGGGGGAGGCAACGAAGATAAGACGGAGCAAGAATGAGAAAAGTCCGGGTTGATCGATAAGCGCCACTCGGTGATCTGACAACCAAAAATGCGGGCAAAATATACCGCTCGGTCAAAAGGTACCAAACGCTCTATTTCCGCTCTTCACGGCAATTTCATGGTTTGACAAAATCTCCTCTCCATAGGGGACAGTCGGAGGTACTGGTCTCACATGACGCTCATGAAATCCCGGCCCCTTTTTATCTGTAGAAAGCTCTCAGGCTACAATAGTAATGATCCTCTCCGGTGTTTTCTCCGTTTAATTACTCCTCTGATCATTCCGGGACCAGGGCCGGGGCACGGATAGGGCGGCGGCTCAGCGAGCGGCGGGCCAATGGGCATGTTCCTGGTGTTGAACATGGATTATCTATGTTACCAACACTGCGTTCAACCACAACCAATAGTGAACCGAAGCAAATATCTCTACGGAATGTTCTTAGATTGGTAAGATACCAAAAGCAAGCAGATGATCTAATAGCTCAGCCGAGGCTCTTCCATCGGTCGTGCTCAAATGCGTTTGATACAGAGATCACAGACCAACGTAGCGTTGCTTCCCTTAACCAAACTTCTGTAGTTTCCACACAACCTGGCTCTTAGTAAGTGAAGTCAATGACCAACTCCGGTGTGCCTTCAAAGCCGGCAGGCATCGTGTGCTGCAAATACCAGTAGTTGTAATCATAATAAGGACCGTACGAACCACCGAAGCGGCCAGCAAACTTGACTGTAGCATTAGGGTCAACATTACCAGAGATGGAGATATTGACACCTTGAATATCACTCCAGCCTTGAACATTGCGCTGCAGCAGGGACGGCGAGGCGTAGAATGTAAAAACCGAGCTGGCATCTCCGTCTGGATATGTCAAATTCAGGCGGTTGGGGGACACGTCGACGAGTAGATGTGGCACGCTGGCACGAAGCTATCGAGCAAGTGGTTAGTGCAGTGCCTCATAGAACAAGAAGGCACTTACATCAAGCCAACCGATATCCCCATTATTGTACGTCCACTGTGCCACGGCAGGGTGAAACTGCTCGTTATTGTCGTCCGGTCCATTCGAGCTGGTAGTGTGGTACGACTGCGCCCCAATCATCAACTTCTCGCCTAGCCACGTCGTAATATTGCGCGTCTCCAGGTCAAAAGGTGGATAATACACTTGGCCTCTCCACGTATGTGGCGAAAATTCCTTCAGCATCTTCTTGACGTTCTGGGGCACCAGTGACGTGAAGTACTCGGCGTGCACGGCGATGAGCGAAGCCCAACACCAATCACGCGCATGGCTCATAATCCAGGGGTTCTGGCGCAGACCGGACTCCTCTCTGCCGATTATGGGCGCCAGCAACAGAGACAGGTGGCCCAGGCTAGTCTGCATGTTGAAGCTGTAGGAGCGGTCCCACGGCCCGGCCAGGTTGCGCATGCCGGCGTGCCACAGTTGGGCCACCGTGCTGAATGTGCCGCGGAAGATGTCGGGGCCGCGCTGGGCCAGGATGGAGCTCTTGGGCATGTACTTGCCCCAGAGGGTGAGGCCGAACAGGGAGATTCCGGTGTAGGTGGGGGAGTTGAACTCAGACAGGGTCTTGTGCAGGTCCCACAGGTCGATAATCTGCTGGGCGTagccctcgccctcggcctgCATTGTCTTGTTTCCTGTCTTGACGCCCGTCCAGGTTGTCGTCGCGGCGCGCATGATAGCAGGGTTGCTGTAGGCCGGCCAGAGATTATCCCCATCGACGTCGCCACCCCGGCGCGAGTTCCCAATACTGCTGTTAACCATGCTCTCAAGCATGTATTCCTTGGTCGAGGCAGAAAGAATGGGCCCAAATTCCTCGTAGATTGTGACAAAGGCAGTGCCAACAAAGTCATACCAATTGGGATCCCAAGACCCATATCTCGTGGCAGGGTACGGCGCAGTACCAACGTATGGCTCCTCGGGCTCCTTGGTGTAGACGCCGAACCAGATATCTGCCGGGTCCTTGTACTGGTCATCAATGACGCGAGTGATAATGCCCTCGGCGTGGGATACGTCCTGGCCCTGATTGCCGTTCCTGGCGAGGAGACCGACGGCATACCAGACGGACTCGAGTGTCTCGTGGTTCATGGCAGCGTCGGACTGGACCTCAAAGATGAGATTCTCCTTGGGATCAAAGAAATTGTCCATCCACGCCATGGAGTCCTCCATCATGGCTTTGGCCTCGCCGGTCAAAGTGGTGCTGAGAGCACCGCCGATGTAGATGGCCGTCAAGGCCACTACTCTAGATAGCATTTTGAAAGCTGTAGGCAAATTGAAGGAAGAGTGGATCTTGCAGAGATTTCGGCAAACTTGGGCCCAGTTTGTCACTGGAAGTGTATCGTCTGGTCTGGCCGTTGCTCATATATTTATACTTAGCGATATTCTAGCAATTCGACTCTAAGGGATTCAATTTCATTACAATAGCTCGGCTCTTCAAACAACGTCCTATATGATACTAACAATTTTCAAAGGAGCGGAAAAATCGTCGGCGAGCTATCAATAGTTTCAATGAGAATCATGTTGGGTGATTTGAAAACCGTTTGCTACTTCCGTAGCAGCGACAACTGGCGACATCAGGTCGAATGTGCCCATAAAAGGTTTGCATCTCTCCAAAAGGACCAATCGAATTTTTCTTGGTAACGAATCAGAGGGGATATGTCGGAAGAAACCTCGGAATATCCCACAGCCACGCTAGCAAGCGATTTACCCCGCCAAAAGCTAAACCCCACGTCCCGCAGATTGGACAGAAAAATGCGGAGTGAAGCTAGGGTCTCCACAGTCTCTAGTGCGCGTGCCTGGGATGGAAAGAAGGGGTCCAGGGGACGACTACGGTGGCTTCCAGCCGGTGGTCAACATGGTAGATTTTTAATCTAGCAAAGTTTTCCAGCGTGAGATGGCTCCCCCGCACCTGTATGCAGACTTGACCAGCTACTTTCCTATTCAGCTCGCCCGCTTGTCCCAGCTTGTGTGGCACTGAAACTAGTGCCGGCAAAATCGTCGGCCTAGCATGGCCAGAACATGGGTAGCTCCTAGCGAGCCATGCCCTTCAGAAGTGGATGGCTCCATAGTATGTAACTGCACCTCGTGCGTGAATCGTCAGGGTCTATAAGTATCACCACATGGGAATCTATCAGTAGTAGCTCCTATTGTCGCCGTGTGAAAAGATTCTGTAATAATATCATATTTTGCACAGTGGGATCTTGCCCTctatcttcttccacctTTCAACCTCAGGGGTCAGCACAACATCCATCGCAGCAATCAACCGTAGCCCTCACCAACGAGTAAGTTGCCATGGCAGCCAACCTCAAAGACCAACATgagcccgccgccgccgtcgacgcAGCCATGCACCAGACACCCGTCCCCGCCCTGCAGGTCATCCAGCGCCTCGAGCCCGTCTGCAACACCAGCAAGCGCATGGTCCAGCTGTACCTCATTTGCGGTATCATGTCTTTGGGCTCCACCATGGGGGGCTTCGATGGCTCCCTCATGGGCAACATGTTAGCCATGAAGTCCTTTCAGGACCAGTTCGGCGCCGAGATTGTCGGCGTCAAGACTGCCTACATCTCCAGCATGTACCAGATCGGCTCTGTCTGCGCGCTGCCCTTTATCGGGCCCCTGACGGATACCTGGGGGCGGCGCTTCGGCGTGGGGACGGGTTGTGTGCTTCTTATTATCGGCACCATCGTCCAGGGCACGTCTCGCGCGCTGCCGCAGTACCTGGCGGGGCGTTTCTTCCTTGGCTTTGGCGGCTGCATCGCTAATGTCGCGTGCCCGTCCTACGTGGTCGAGATGGCCCACCCTATATACCGCGGCGTCATCACCGGCCTATACAACTGCTGCTACTATCTGGGCTCCATCCTGGCAGCGGCCACTCTCCGCGGCAGCGCTGGCTATGCGGGCAACAAGTCGTGGCTAGTCCCCACATGGGTGCAGCTGGTGttccctctcatcctcctcccggcggccttctccttcccaGAGTCGCCGCGCTGGCTGTTCGTTCACGGCAAGGTGGAGCACTGCCAGGCCGTCCTAACTAAATACCACGGCAATGACAACGCAGCTTCGCTGTACGTCCAGCTCGAGCTGCgcgagttcgaggaggagctggagctggatgGTGCGGATCGCCGCTGGTGGGACTACCGCGTCTTGTTCAACTCGCGAGCGGCCATCTACCGCGCCATTCTGTGTGCCGTGGCCGTCTCTGCCTTTAGTCAGTGGTCGGGCCAAGGAGGGTTGACTTACTTCTTGCCGGCCATGCTGGCGTCCACCGGCATTAAAGACTCCACCACCGTCCTCGATATCAACATCGGCATAGCGCTGACTAGCGGTGCAGCAGCTTGTTGTGGTGCCAGTCTTATGGACCGCTTTGGCCGCCGCAAGATGCTCATCACTTGCTGCGCGATCATGGGTCTGCTGTGGGCCGGTCTGCTGGGGGGCACCGGCGCGTACTACACTCTTCACAATAGCGACGCAGCCAAGGCATCCATCGTCTTTGTCTTCCTGATTGGAATCGTCTTTTCTGCGGCCTACACGCCCCTCCAGGCCCTTTACCCAGCCGAGTGTCTTTCCTACGAGCAGCGTGCCAAAGGAATGGCGTTCCAGAACATGGCTGGCAATGCGGCCGCGCTAGTGAACCAATTTGCTTTCCCGGTCGCCATGAAGGATATCACGTGGAAGACGTATTCCATTTATCTAGCTACGTGCTGGGCTGAGGCGATATACTACTACTTTGTCATGGTGGAGACAAAAAACAAGACGCTGGAGGAGCTTACCGACATCTTTGAGAGTCCCAACCCGAGACTCGCATCGCTTGTTCAGAATACACAGGTCGATGAGGCGGTGGCACAGGTGCAAATTGTCAAGACTGTGTAACTGATATCAGTACCGTGAATCTTGCGCTGTTTTATTCTGCCTAGCTTTGAGAATGATCATACATCTCCATGACTTACGGTGGGCCTTCCCACCTATAACAAAATGAACCGGAATGCTTCAATATCAAAGATAATTGATGTTTGACGATTGTATGTAGGCGTATAAAAGCCTGAGGTTGTTTATTCACGTTTCTAGCGGACTGACAATAATCATAGATTCAAAAAACCGATGTAAATAGCTATAATACCCTAGGATGTTGAGGGATTAACACATCTATTAGATAGGGCCAACTACGCATTTCGCCACTAAGGTAAGAGGCGGGCCATAGGTCTAATAAGAGTCATATTGTTGATcccattttttttttgttaATAGGAGAAATACGAGCTCTGTGAGCACTTAAACagaaagagcaagtcacGGGGCACTAGGCATTATCCTGTGTATATGCATTCGCTAGTATGAACATTTatttctgcttcttcttcgccagtCTCTTCTCCGCCCGAAtatccttcttcatccgcgAATCCACAATCTTGTATTTGCCCTTGACGCCGCGAGGACGCCCCGAGATACCCCGGTTGGCGCCCttggccaccaccagcttgACCTGCTgcttgggcttcttcttggtaGCCTTGCTCATCAGCTTAGTGATCGCCTGAGACTTGTCGCGCTCACTCAGcgcctcgtcgtcggccagaaGAGCCGACTTCttccgcagcttctccagtCTCTGTGCGGccttgaacttcttgcgGCCCTTGGCCTCCATCACCTTCTTGATCGGGCGTGCGTTGATAGCGCGCATCTTCTCGCGGAtggcagctgcagcagccTTGGTGATCGGACGGTGGGGCTTGCTGTGCTggccctcgtcgtccaggAACCACTCCGGAAGCCCGTCCATGTCGCGGAACGCGAAACGATTGTAGCCGTCGTCAACAATATCCTGTGATCTCTTTTCGCCGGTGGCCATTGACTgggccagcgccatcgcTTCGGCGGTAATGATATCGATGTCTGCCGCGATCATGTTAGAAAATGGGCTGAAAGGTCTGATTATGGAAATCATGACTTACCGAGCTGGCCATTGGCCTTGCGCGGATCTTCAGGCTCTTCGACCTCTCCCTCCGAGTCATCGACCCATTCACTCTCCTGTTTCTTTGATGcttgcttctgcttcttctgtttTGGAGCAGgagcctcctcttcttcctcttcttcctcatcacccATTTCGAtgtcgtcctcatcctcgccttcttcttcctcctcctcctcctcctcttcctcctcctcggcctcgtcgcctAGTCCCTGGAAGATGTCCTGGTCGAAAAACAACGCAGCATTGTTGGACAGACTTCCAGACTGgggagctggatgagctgaAGCGGCCGTatcctgctcatcctcctcatcctcctcatcctcctcatcctcgttATCACTGCCTTTATTCTCGTCGGAAAACCCCTCCCATTCTTCGGTCTCGTAGTTTTTACGAGCCTTCTTAGCACGCAGTTTCGAATCTTTGTCCTCCATGC
Encoded proteins:
- a CDS encoding uncharacterized protein (ID:PFLUO_005354-T1.cds;~source:funannotate), whose product is MPHWREEYAAALAARDRREQANGALYDAYTKLADRTSALAAAPRATGPSPPTAHKVSSEAQRSIPSPITTKKQLSAEPGTHLTDLLNATRTDLSEAQRSRSELQDRLNRITTEVEKLRKKSGQDGRRISALESERVHLQLRLKDRDEELRGKAKLLEDFQDEMATLNLQLNMAEERSTRFQRENQELVDRWMARMGQEAEAMNDASKFS
- a CDS encoding uncharacterized protein (ID:PFLUO_005356-T1.cds;~source:funannotate) produces the protein MLSRVVALTAIYIGGALSTTLTGEAKAMMEDSMAWMDNFFDPKENLIFEVQSDAAMNHETLESVWYAVGLLARNGNQGQDVSHAEGIITRVIDDQYKDPADIWFGVYTKEPEEPYVGTAPYPATRYGSWDPNWYDFVGTAFVTIYEEFGPILSASTKEYMLESMVNSSIGNSRRGGDVDGDNLWPAYSNPAIMRAATTTWTGVKTGNKTMQAEGEGYAQQIIDLWDLHKTLSEFNSPTYTGISLFGLTLWGKYMPKSSILAQRGPDIFRGTFSTVAQLWHAGMRNLAGPWDRSYSFNMQTSLGHLSLLLAPIIGREESGLRQNPWIMSHARDWCWASLIAVHAEYFTSLVPQNVKKMLKEFSPHTWRGQVYYPPFDLETRNITTWLGEKLMIGAQSYHTTSSNGPDDNNEQFHPAVAQWTYNNGDIGWLDLRASVPHLLVDVSPNRLNLTYPDGDASSVFTFYASPSLLQRNVQGWSDIQGVNISISGNVDPNATVKFAGRFGGSYGPYYDYNYWYLQHTMPAGFEGTPELVIDFTY
- a CDS encoding uncharacterized protein (ID:PFLUO_005355-T1.cds;~source:funannotate), producing MGFFDHLQKGGAFSLQPKKPQVRKVAQARPPATASRSTPSTPDARPRRPQPSSDPSRKVSAVKSRSVSSDADARPAKQRLSTPSRIRKRPTPETRLSSDDDVSDSDTSFEVRKRARTSASAEPDPDRRLRSVKAFSEEGARPFKMVHAADITSEQKAGKFKPGFGAEGKPTEILLQYPSASQRERYDLVVPRENDGFRPIDDIVQVIETVSDNYIPEDDSEEFNNETTGIRRRLRRALAVVSETQFKDAVNDYNEAIERLRANGSLAKRLDTTHRMVLPWVERMLTQIYARTVSPRVESLRQYENGTDNVYGELLPRFISNIFKETKLKSGQVFVDLGSGVGNVVLQAALEIGCESWGCEMMSNACDLADLQQAEFKARCRLWGIAPGKTHLVRGDFLEQQSIVDVLKRADVILINNQAFTPQLNNELINHFLDMKEGCKIVSLKSFVPAGHKIQSRNLNSPINLLKVQQKNYWSNSVSWTDVGGTYFIATKDSARLKAFTENSL
- a CDS encoding uncharacterized protein (ID:PFLUO_005357-T1.cds;~source:funannotate), yielding MAANLKDQHEPAAAVDAAMHQTPVPALQVIQRLEPVCNTSKRMVQLYLICGIMSLGSTMGGFDGSLMGNMLAMKSFQDQFGAEIVGVKTAYISSMYQIGSVCALPFIGPLTDTWGRRFGVGTGCVLLIIGTIVQGTSRALPQYLAGRFFLGFGGCIANVACPSYVVEMAHPIYRGVITGLYNCCYYLGSILAAATLRGSAGYAGNKSWLVPTWVQLVFPLILLPAAFSFPESPRWLFVHGKVEHCQAVLTKYHGNDNAASLYVQLELREFEEELELDGADRRWWDYRVLFNSRAAIYRAILCAVAVSAFSQWSGQGGLTYFLPAMLASTGIKDSTTVLDINIGIALTSGAAACCGASLMDRFGRRKMLITCCAIMGLLWAGLLGGTGAYYTLHNSDAAKASIVFVFLIGIVFSAAYTPLQALYPAECLSYEQRAKGMAFQNMAGNAAALVNQFAFPVAMKDITWKTYSIYLATCWAEAIYYYFVMVETKNKTLEELTDIFESPNPRLASLVQNTQVDEAVAQVQIVKTV